A window of Rhinatrema bivittatum chromosome 2, aRhiBiv1.1, whole genome shotgun sequence contains these coding sequences:
- the LOC115084720 gene encoding uncharacterized protein LOC115084720, which yields MTSLFPVVCILLCVCQLTIEFPIERAPFQGQTNLWVRGIHELVKTLPPHITDCIICTPRPKAISHIPAITLPVPLHHILGFKDSKEHNITLDPLAGQTWTQYLGSTAHPPLTADLPRNGYLCLSNVTSLNPIPCNYTYYTYNTTWIIHKGTVLSRTPITELMLKCNCTIISLSMTVSPLCLTCVLKLSEIVNVATETQYTRIFNSTYTVCAPEFDSPFIPCAILGRFNSPFVYGPYDSNNYTVIQNFTNLYVGHYWLCDGIVFLKLPTCYDFCVLVTFNYFSRVIPLLHPTHNRSRRNVPLAVPEDQAIQLSLDYINSTYPLTKTRLDALSYTSWLPFAQPAVAAELGMAIRRLQSVLHVVTHELGIALRALQQTVDELTIVSTYNRHGLDYMLAAQGGLCTVLNSSECCTVVVNRFYIVRNAMQKIQDLAKLQVSDFKGGLSISWWDSFSSWFSSLAIHLRGLVGFAIGFLALCLLLCFCLPCICSCLQHLRPKMLSAKIMVSQNNYVPTLYAEPRVLETESLM from the coding sequence ATGACGTCCCTGTTCCCTGTTGTATGTATTTTGTTGTGTGTATGCCAGCTGACAATTGAATTTCCTATCGAACGAGCTCCTTTCCAAGGACAGACTAACTTATGGGTTCGAGGTATTCATGAATTGGTTAAGACTCTCCCGCCCCATATTACTGATTGTATCATTTGTACCCCACGTCCAAAAGCCATCTCTCATATTCCAGCTATCACCTTACCAGTCCCATTACACCACATCTTAGGATTTAAAGACAGTAAAGAACATAATATTACCCtagatccattagcaggacaaacatggacacaatatttgggtaGCACCGCACATCCTCCACTTACAGCCGATCTGCCAAGAAATGGTTACctttgccttagtaatgttacttcccTGAACCCTATTCCCTGCAACTATACTTACTACACATACAATACAACGTGGATTATTCATAAGGGAACCGTTTTATCCAGAACCCCTATCACTGAGCTCATGCTAAAATGTAATTGCACAATTATTTCCCTTTCTATGACTGTTAGTCCACTCTGCCTCACATGTGTGTTAAAGCTATCAGAGATTGTGAATGTAGCTACAGAAACCCAATACACTCGCATTTTCAATTCCACATACACTGTCTGCGCACCTGAGTTTGACTCTCCCTTTATACCTTGTGCTATACTGGGTAGATTTAATTCTCCTTTTGTTTATGGTCCTTATGACAGTAACAATTATACTGTAATACAAAATTTCACAAATCTTTATGTGGGACATTATTGGTTATGTGATGGAATAGTCTTTCTCAAACTCCCCACATGCTATGATTTCTGTGTATTAGTTACTTTTAACTATTTTTCCCGAGTTATTCCACTATTGCACCCTACGCATAACCGCTCCCGAAGGAATGTTCCCTTAGCTGTCCCTGAAGACCAAGCAATTCAACTCTCGTTGGATTATATTAATTCCACCTACCCTTTAACCAAAACTAGATTAGATGCGCTTAGTTACACTTCATGGTTACCCTTTGCTCAGCCTGCGGTAGCTGCTGAATTAGGTATGGCTATTAGACGATTACAATCTGTGTTACATGTAGTGACACATGAGCTAGGAATTGCTTTAAGAGCTTTACAGCAAACAGTTGATGAACTTACCATAGTTTCTACTTATAATCGACATGGCTTAGATTACATGCTTGCAGCTCAAGGTGGCTTATGCACTGTGTTAAATAGTTCTGAATGCTGTACTGTAGTGGTAAATCGTTTTTATATTGTACGTAATGCTATGCAAAAGATACAGGATTTAGCTAAACTTCAAGTTAGTGATTTTAAAGGAGGGTTGTCTATATCTTGGTGGGATTCTTTCTCTTCCTGGTTCTCTAGTTTGGCCATTCACCTGCGAGGCCTAGTGGGCTTTGCTATTGGATTCCTTGCCCTATGCCTACTGTTATGTTTCTGTCTCCCGTGCATTTGCTCATGCCTGCAACACCTTCGTCCTAAGATGCTTTCTGCCAAGATTATGGTCTCTCAGAACAACTATGTGCCTACTCTATATGCTGAACCACGGGTTCTTGAAACTGAATCCCTTATGTAA